The following are from one region of the Dermacentor albipictus isolate Rhodes 1998 colony chromosome 5, USDA_Dalb.pri_finalv2, whole genome shotgun sequence genome:
- the LOC135902305 gene encoding cell adhesion molecule Dscam1-like, with translation MPGDRAAVVGSSLTIDCAALGHPTPVTKWTRSQYPSETVLGNKDDHISVLANGSLTISSVRSSDSGLYRCDVENGVGTLITKTINLTVSVPPLIRKLHEVIKVRLGSIVTLHCGASGEEPLQIAWVKDDKSIEKSLRERYDVIDRSFPGGIASDLLIHKSTLGDTGEFACHVTNRFGTATAMRSLFVLELPSPPIGVRVDDIGKRSARVSWKKPFAEVTHFLLRYWRENGRGRKLSSATVPGTETSAYLQDLQPGSEYSGHIVSQNDVGLSGPSVAVHFVTSEEAPSAPPTDVHSTPIGEKELMVMWKGPPAEHCNGKIQGYYVGYKAYDSNLPYSYQTVTGGAESAVLKDLKPSTAYSIIVQAFNRAGQSPSSHQIAVHPFTAGMPGPPSFFTGDVTCCSVLLTVTSKQKPTEGVTQYLVMYKNSEGSWRSVYFPPHARKMLLRGLQRDTHYEVRLAAYNLEGRGQLSAPASFTTLRSGSWDEEEMVEAAEVPFYLRAQVLVPVAVSVGIIVISVIAALAYYRRMLGGHGSHVKYESCVQSRESGHWQDVRGSRASYARRSVAESTVYDTPWDAQAALAAANQTVSIYDGNYPRLKGHGSNSHLALDASSSSDKNQ, from the exons ATGCCCGGTGACCGGGCAGCTGTCGTCGGCAGCTCGCTGACCATCGACTGCGCCGCCCTGGGCCACCCGACGCCCGTGACCAAATGGACACGAAGCCAAT ATCCTTCCGAAACGGTGCTAGGAAACAAAGATGATCACATAAGTGTCCTCGCCAACGGCAGTCTGACCATTTCGAGCGTCAGATCATCTGACTCTGGTCTGTACCGTTGCGACGTCGAGAACGGTGTCGGCACGCTGATAACCAAGACCATCAATCTCACAGTAAGTG TACCACCACTAATACGCAAGCTACACGAGGTCATCAAAGTGCGCCTGGGCAGCATCGTGACGCTGCACTGCGGGGCATCCGGAGAAGAGCCACTACAGATAGCCTGGGTCAAAGACGATAAATCTATCGAGAAGTCTCTCAGGGAACG GTATGACGTCATTGACCGTTCTTTCCCGGGAGGCATCGCTTCTGACCTGCTCATCCACAAGAGCACGCTAGGCGACACCGGAGAATTTGCGTGTCACGTCACGAACAGGTTCGGCACTGCTACGGCCATGCGATCGCTTTTCGTGCTCG AGCTCCCATCGCCTCCCATCGGGGTCAGAGTGGACGACATCGGCAAGAGGTCGGCGCGGGTATCCTGGAAGAAGCCGTTCGCCGAGGTCACTCACTTCCTCCTCCGCTACTGGAGGGAAAACG GCCGCGGCCGGAAGCTGTCCAGCGCCACGGTTCCCGGCACGGAGACGTCCGCGTACCTCCAGGACCTGCAGCCGGGCTCCGAGTACTCGGGACACATCGTGTCGCAGAACGACGTCGGGCTCAGCGGGCCCTCGGTGGCCGTGCACTTTGTCACCAGCGAGGAAG CTCCATCAGCACCACCGACGGACGTTCATTCGACGCCAATTGGAGAAAAGGAACTCATGGTTATGTGGAAG GGACCGCCTGCCGAGCACTGTAACGGCAAGATCCAGGGCTACTACGTGGGCTACAAGGCCTACGATTCGAACCTGCCGTACAGTTACCAGACCGTCACAGGCGGTGCCGAGTCGGCGGTGCTCAAGGACTTGAAGCCCAGCACGGCTTACTCCATAATCGTGCAGGCGTTCAACAGAGCCGGACAAAGCCCATCGTCGCATCAGATCGCAGTGCACCCGTTCACGGCTG GGATGCCGGGACCTCCGAGTTTCTTCACCGGCGACGTGACCTGCTGTTCGGTGCTGCTGACAGTCACTTCGAAGCAGAAGCCGACTGAGGGAGTGACGC AGTACCTGGTGATGTACAAGAACTCCGAAGGAAGCTGGCGCTCGGTATACTTCCCGCCACATGCACGCAAGATGCTGCTGCGTGGCCTGCAGAGAGACACGCACTACGAAGTGCGTCTGGCCGCCTACAACCTCGAGGGAAGGGGACAGCTCTCCGCGCCGGCATCGTTCACCACTCTCAGGAGCG GTTCCTGGGACGAGGAGGAGATGGTCGAGGCGGCGGAAGTGCCTTTCTACCTGCGCGCCCAAGTGCTGGTGCCCGTGGCCGTGTCTGTCGGCATCATCGTCATATCGGTCATCGCCGCACTCGCCTACTACAGGAGAATGCTCGGGGGTCACG GGAGCCATGTGAAGTACGAGAGTTGCGTGCAGAGCCGGGAAAGCGGCCACTGGCAAGACGTGCGCGGCTCGAGGGCATCGTACGCACGGCGTAGCGTGGCCGAGTCGACCGTGTACGACACGCCGTGGGACGCGCAGGCCGCGCTGGCAGCCGCGAACCAAACCGTTTCT ATATACGACGGCAACTACCCACGACTCAAAGGACATGGCTCCAACTCCCACCTCGCTCTAGACGCATCTTCCTCTTCGGACAAAAATCAGTGA